Proteins from a single region of Bartonella sp. M0283:
- a CDS encoding metalloregulator ArsR/SmtB family transcription factor yields MVRQLALNEMVDVLKAVAETTRLRILFLLDKGDLTVSDLTKILGQSQPRVSRHLRLLTEARLIERYQEGAWAYFSLSSCSLRREMLNTVLEHVDRRDNFIEGDMARLDDVKKERSRAAAAYFSKNAHDWDKLRLLHVPDNTVEQTMVELVGTTPFQSMLDIGTGTGSLLKLFSPLYTRAIGIDNNRDMLAVARVNLDKAGISNAQVRLGDVANLPVENETFNLVTIYQVLHFLSDPEIAIFEAARVMRPGARLIIVDYAPHELEYLREKYAHIRMGFSDTQMADWLDKAGLTLEKTLSFQPQQNGNTKGLTIKLWLARDPRLLIA; encoded by the coding sequence ATGGTGCGCCAATTGGCATTGAATGAAATGGTAGACGTATTGAAGGCGGTTGCTGAAACAACGCGTTTGCGCATTTTGTTTTTATTGGACAAGGGCGATTTGACAGTTTCCGATCTTACCAAAATTCTCGGGCAATCCCAGCCACGCGTTTCCCGACATTTGCGCCTGTTAACGGAGGCTCGCCTGATCGAGCGATATCAGGAAGGTGCATGGGCCTATTTTTCATTGTCTTCCTGTTCATTACGGCGGGAAATGTTAAACACAGTGCTTGAGCATGTTGATCGTCGGGACAATTTTATTGAAGGCGATATGGCAAGACTTGATGATGTCAAAAAAGAAAGAAGCCGCGCTGCGGCTGCCTATTTTTCCAAAAATGCGCATGACTGGGATAAACTCAGATTGCTTCATGTACCCGATAACACTGTCGAACAAACCATGGTTGAACTGGTGGGAACAACGCCATTCCAGTCCATGCTGGATATCGGCACCGGTACGGGTTCGTTATTGAAATTATTTTCCCCCCTTTATACGCGTGCCATCGGAATTGATAACAATCGTGATATGTTGGCTGTGGCACGCGTCAATCTGGATAAAGCCGGTATCTCGAATGCGCAGGTTAGACTAGGTGATGTGGCTAATTTGCCGGTCGAGAACGAAACGTTCAATCTCGTCACGATTTATCAGGTTCTTCATTTTCTGTCGGACCCTGAAATTGCAATTTTTGAAGCCGCGCGTGTCATGCGCCCTGGTGCGCGGCTCATTATTGTCGATTATGCTCCGCATGAACTTGAATATTTACGTGAAAAATATGCCCATATACGTATGGGATTTTCTGATACCCAAATGGCAGATTGGCTTGATAAAGCCGGCTTGACATTGGAAAAAACTTTGAGTTTTCAACCCCAACAAAATGGCAATACAAAAGGGCTCACGATCAAGCTTTGGCTCGCCCGTGACCCGCGTTTGTTGATTGCCTGA